From the genome of Tachyglossus aculeatus isolate mTacAcu1 chromosome Y3, mTacAcu1.pri, whole genome shotgun sequence, one region includes:
- the FANCC gene encoding Fanconi anemia group C protein: MVGWMCCVQAEARSLQGCLSLLAGRPSVTVRQLQAAMTAGPREGGPRPRGTQQVARHLLLSFLLLTPAGRTVAREAITQMARSKEAAREVFGLLARMAYRADSLGPEAGPLARELLQSLRPML; encoded by the exons atggttggatggatg TGTTGTGTGCAGGCCGAAGCCCGGTCATTGCAGGGCTGCCTCAGCCTCTTGGCGGGCCGCCCGTCCGTCACCGTCCGCCAGCTGCAGGCCGCCATGACCGCCGGCCCCAGAGAGGGCGGCCCCAGGCCCCGGGGCACCCAGCAAGTAGCCCGCCACCTTCTCCTCAGCTTCCTGCTCCTCACCCCCGCGGGCCGCACCGTGGCCAGAGAGGCCATCACGCAG atgGCCCGGTCCAAGGAGGCGGCCCGCGAGGTCTTCGGCCTCCTGGCCCGGATGGCGTACAGAGCGGACTCCCTCGGCCCCGAAGCCGGCCCTCTGGCCCGGGAACTACTACAGAGCCTCCGGCCTATGCTGTAG